The genomic stretch CTTTGTTTCGTAAAAGTTTTTTCCAAAAAGGTCTTAAAATGAAAAAGACAGCCTTATTTTTATTGCCCTGTATTCTTTTAGTTATTTCAGGATGTGCGCCTTTAATCGTGGGAGGCGCAGTAGGCGCTGTAGGAGGTCATGCCTCAAGCAGGGATACCATACAAGGCGAAACGGATAAATCTTATGATAGCCTTTGGGCTTCTGCTCTTACCATCAGCAAGATCCGCGGCCAGATAAAATACGAGGATATGGCCAAGGGCTATATTGAGTTGGAAGCAGAATCAAGTAAGGTATATATTAGGTTAATCCGGCTGACGGCTACGACTACCAGGCTTAAGGTCTCGGCGCGTAAATACCATTTTCCCAATTTAGAATTAGCCCAGGATATATTTGTGAAGATTATGGAGCAGGCCAAATGAACCCCGCCCTTCCTAAAATTTATAAAAGTATTATAACAGTGAAAGGTTGGGGTATATATCGGAAAGGAAGGGCGGGGTGAACCTTTTGGCGAATTCCCTTACTTTCTTAAGCCTAGCTTGCGGTTTTCTATCTGTTATTTTTTCCTTGGAGGCCCATTTTACTTTTGCTGCCTGGGCGATAATCCTCTCGGTTATCTTTGACGGGCTCGATGGCCAGGTTGCGCGCAGGAACTCCATCCCGAGTGCGTTTGGAAAAGAACTGGACTCCCTGGTAGATGTAGTATCTTTTGGCATTGCGCCGGCTCTGTTGGGGTATATATTTATTTGCCGGCACTTTTATTTCTGGGCGACTGCGGCATTATTTATTTATCTTTGTTCTAGTGTAATGCGCTTGGCCAAATATAATATTACCGCGAAAGAAAAAATGGTAAATTATTTTTATGGCTTGCCCACTACCGTAAGCGGCGGTATATTAGCCTCTTTTATTCTTATCTACATAAAAGGAAAGGATATCTCTCCGTTGCCCCAATACGTACCCGTGGTTTTTCTGCTTTTAGTGCTGTTGTTGGCTTTCTTGATGGTTTCACGGGTAAGATATTTAAATCTTGATGGCTTAAAACAATTATTAGGTAAGCAGGTAAGATTTACGGTTTTAATTTTATTTATTCTTTTAATCTTGATTGCTTTCTCAAAAAAGGCAGGCGTGGGCATATTTACGCTTTTTTTAATCTACTTGCTTTTTTCTCCATTTGTGGTAAAAAGATTAAATAGCACCCAGCCGAGGTAGCTCTTCTGCTACGCCCTTTGATTAGCAAATGATGGTAGGGCTTCGCAGGATTCCTGCCTGCCGGCAGGCGCCAACAAAAAGATTTAGCCGAGGTAGCTCAGTGGTAGAGCGCGGCCCTGAAAAGGCCGGCGTGGGGGGTCCGATTCCCTCCCTCGGCATTTAAATTTATAAGCATCTCGTAACTATATTACTTGACAAGTATTTACAAAAATGCTACTATTTCCAATAGGTGCCAGTGCCCAAATGGTGCCCATAGAAACATGAAAAAGTGAGGAAATTGTGGCAACTCTCCGTCGGAGAAACGAATCATACTTTGTTGACTACCGGATTAACGGTAGGCGCTTCCGTAAAAAAGTAGGTCCTTCCAAAAGAATAGCCGAGCTTGCCCTAAAAGATATAGAAGTTAAAATAGCTAAGGGTGAATTAGGTTTTTCACCAAAAGACAATTCTCTAGAGAAGCTATTTGAAGAATATCTTAAATACTCCAAGATAAACCACGCTCCGAATACTTACGAAAGATACAGGGGGATTCTTGATAACTTCAAGTCTTTCCTTGCTACTCGCCCCTATGTAAATAAGATTTCTCATTTAGATCCTAAGTTATTTGAAGATTATAAGCATTTCCGTAAAGAGGGGAAAGCTGAAGATAAAACAGTTAATATAGAGCTTCAGATGCTCCGGGGTATGTTTAATTTGGCACGGAAGTGGGGTTATTCTCAAAATAATCCCACAGAAGGCGTAACTTTCTTTAGAATTACCAAAACCCAGGAGCCAAGATTTCTCTCAAAAGAAGAATGCGAGAAGTTGCTAAATAATTGTGGAGAAGAGTTATATCCTATATTCTTTACTTTTCTTAACACTGGCATGAGAAGAGGTGAGTTGCTTAATCTTGAATGGAAAGATATAGATTTTAGCAGGAAGAGACTACAAATAAGAGCTAAAGAGGATTGGGAGCCTAAAACCTCAGAACGGTATATTCCTATGAACGATAGCTTGATAAAGGTACTAAAGAAGCATAAGGAAAAGAGTAGAGGCAGTTTAGTATTTACTGATAATAAAGGCGAGAAAATTCATAAAAACGAAATTAGGAAGGAACTTATTCGGATCACAAAGAAAAGCGCTTTTCCCGATGTAACAAAATTGCATAGTCTCCGGCATACTTTTGCAAGCCATTTGGTTATGAGCGGAGTAGATTTGCCCACAGTAAAAAAACTAATGGGGCACTCAGACATAGAGACAACTATGATTTATTCTCACTTAGCGGATGAACACGTAGATAGGGCAGTAGAAAAACTGGAGTTTTAGTAGAGTGAGCTCTGAGAATGAATAATAACTATATGCAAAAAAGTCAAAAAAAGACAAAACCAAATGTGAGGGATGAGCTCTCGAGGCGGGACACCTTACCCAGAGACTTTTTTGTTTTGTTTAATTTCTTTTCTGATCCAACCAGAGATATTTTATCGAAAATATTCTATAAGGCAATGAAGGTCGTTTATTTTAAGTTCAAAAGGAAAAAGGATATTTGGGAAGCAAAATTGATACGCAAAAATAAACCCTTGAGAGATTTTTATCCTCTCAGCAAAACAGATATTTCAAATTCCATTTATCTAGTAGATCATTATTTATCAAATCTTTATATTATTCCACCAGAGTGCGATCCTTTATCAAAATTTGGTCATTTTCCTTATGATGATGCTATCAAGTTTTATGAGGAATATGTAGAAGGTAGTGTTAAAGATATTTATGGTAGAGAGATTGTTCTTGATGAAAACGGCCTAAATTCATTATTTGATCATGATCCAGATCTTAATCCGAAGAACTATAGCGAGTCTCGAGGAAAACGACTTCCCTGGATAATACCAACACTTAGAAATTCTAAAGGAATCTATGAATTTACCGAGCGATCCTGGACAACTTATTATTATATTAGCGCATTAAATGTGCCATATAAAGACAAAGCAACGGGAGAAGTATCAAAAGTTATGCATTACTTCTTTATTGTTATTAGAAAAGAGGCAGGGAAGCCACTAACTCTTATTACTGCATATCATTTTGATAAAGAATTAATGTTTTTGAAATTCTTAGAACCAGCACACCCATTTATATATATGCCATAAATAAAGCTTGCAAATCTAAGATAAATGTTGTATGCTTATATCAGTTGAAGATTGCGGTGTAGGTTATCTGTTGTTTCTACTGGCGGGAATGACAGTCAAGCCTTGCCGCATAACACCAGCCTAAAAATACCAACCAAAAGTTGGTATTTTTTGTTTTATAGAGAGAAAAACAGTTCAGTTATTAAAAATTAGGCACATTTTGGGCACAGAAAGACAGGTGATATTCATAACTTATTGAAAAGTAATAGATAAGAGTCGATTGATGTAGAACGAGGTGTTCTAATGGATTGTTGGTTAAATTTAGGGATCACCGGAGGGTGTTGCTGGCCTACTGAGGACAAAAAGATTTTATTTGGCGGGCATGAATTTCTTCTAAAACCTGCGACTAGGGAAACAGAACAGTCTATTCATATTAACATTAGTAAGGAAAAAATGTCTCGTATTGATGCGATGACTCTTGTTAACAGGTTTTTAAGTATTATTTCATGGTGTGATGGTGGGAATGGAGGTATGGATATTATATATGATATCGGTGTGTCTAATGTCGCCCCTATTGCTATACCGATGAGAAGGAGAATGCTAGGTTCCTCAATAGATTTTCCATTTTACCGGGATATAGAAAAGAATCATAAAGCGTCTTTAGCGCTTGCCCTTTACAGAGAAGGCTTAGTAACGGATTCTGTTCCTTTGTCTTTCTTGAGCTTCTTTAAGATTATAAATATCTTTTATAATGACAAAACTACAAGAGTAAATAAACAGAAGCCTCAGAATGAATTGATCGCAAGCCTAGGAAGTTTACTTCAGCATATAAAGTGTGACCTTGCCACGAAAAGAATAGATGAGCTCAAAAAATCAGTAAATGACATCCCGAAGTATTTATATGAACGCCGGTGTGCAATCGCTCATGCATTTGTAGATCCAACAATTGATCCGGATAATGTGGCTGAATCAAGGGATTTATCTCAAGATACATGGATTATAAGGGCGATAGCAGATTATCTAATAGAGAAAAAACTCAATGTTTCAAAATCAATATTGGGGTAGTAAGCACATTAAAAGATAGAGGAGCATTTAACTTGAACCAATTGGGCACAAGTTAGGCACAAATTTAATCATGGTCAATCCTATCTGCTTGGATTATAACAAGTAGTAGTTATTAGTATTAGATCAGTATATTCTAAACTAATCTTGATTGTTACAAGGAAAACAAGATGCCGAATGCTATAGAAGGTAAATATTGCATTTTTAATTACTCTGAATTCCCACAGCTTAAAGATAGGGCTTTTCAGTTATTCCAGTATTTTGAGAATAAATACCCAAAGATTCTACAGCTCGTTGATCTTCCAATGCGTGAGAGGGTTAATATCGTTATGAAAACATTACCCTTAGGGCCACCAGCTGGGAAGACTGGCCATAGTGATATCTATTTGGATCCGAACCAGCTTGATCCTAAGGATTTAGGAGTCTTAGTCCATGAGGGAACTCATGTGGCACAAGATTTTCAAGATGATAACTTTGAAAATATTGATAATAAATTATGGCTTATAGAAGGAATGGCTAATCATGTGCGATTGTTGTTGGGATGGGATGGTCCGAATCAACCCAAATTCGAACCAAGCAAAATAAAAATAAATACTAGCTTGAAAGAGCAAAGAGACTATGATGTGTGGGCTGAATTTTTTAAATGGTTAGCAACAAAATATTCTAAAGGAAACTTGCTTGTTGATTTTACAAATGCGTTGAAAAATAGCGAAACAGATGAAGCTTTCCTCAAAAGAGAATTTGGTAAGTCTAGTGGACAACTCTGGGGAGAATTTGAAGGTCGAGTACTTTTTGAACAATTCAAGGTTAAAAGAGAATTATGGATAGAATGCCTCTCCGGTAAAGACCGTAATTCTATATTCAATCAGATTTTTGACATGGTTTGGAATGCTGCCGTTTTTAGAGTAATTAACGAGGCGCGCAAGATAACTGCGGAAAATGAAGAAGGTCAGAAGGAAATCAATGGGATGTTACATCACTTTATAGATGAGTGTTTCTTCGATAGTCAATTTCTTGCTATTCGCCGGTTAACAGATCCAGCTTATGAGCTACGTGATGCCGAGAGAGGGATTTTTTCTCTATTTGCATTATTAAATGATATGAGGAAAAATATAGCGTTATTCACTAGGGAGAATTTTTTTGCAGCAGAAGGTCTCGAATATGATTACGAGGCTATTGAGAAACGAGAGCAAGAGTTTATCGCTGAACAAGTAAAAAATGGACAACGGGTTATTTGGGGGCCGCGAGACTTAGATAGTTGGCCGATAAAATTACGTCATGAAGCAATTGATGCGTTATCTGGAGTAAGCGCAGAGCAACGCAAGCCTTCTGATGTTATCCAAGAAAAAGTCTTAGATTGTTTAATTAAGATACTTAAAGACGTATCGACAGACATTAACCTATACGTGAATAAATACATAGCGCATCTCGCTACGCCTCAGAGTCGGGAGCATTATAAGGCTGATGAAGTATCGATTACCTTAGGTCATTTGTGGAATGCATATAAAGTAATATGTCAGGTTGCTAATTTTGTCGATTCATATATGCTTACGGGAGCGAGTCACAGTTTTTTACCAGTTCCACAATTTAATAATTTTGAATTTATTGAGAAGTCCTTGGTTTCTTATTCAAATATCGAGGTTTTAAGCAAGGCATGGGATGATTTTTCTAAGGAAACAAGTTCTTGGGGTTCTTGGGGTCTGAAAGAGCTCCGTGAACAAAGTGGGCTTTAGAATAGGCACATTTTGGGCACAAATAAACGGTAATCTTTATAACTTCTTGTATTTCATGAAACAAAGAAAAGTAGTTTAGAACAGATAGTTCTAACTCGCTCAAAAAGTGATATAATGATTCTATAATCACAATAGGTTGCAAATAAGATATGAGAAAAAAGTGAATGGATGATAAAATGCAGCCAATAACTTGGGAAGATTTTGTATTACAAAGATACGAATGGACGAAAGTTTCTAGGTATGCAGTAACATTGGATGGTATCTTAGTGCGAGACGATAGTAAACCCGACAGTCCCTTTTACATGTGCCTATGGGAAGGCTGGTGGGAGCCGCAGGGCTTGCCAGCAGTCGGCGTGAGCATAAGAGATGTACTTGAGGCAAAACCGGTCAGCACGGAAGAAGCGAGAGAGATAATACGCCGGGAAGCAAAACCTAGAGTAATGAGACCAGCGGAAAGAAAAAACTGGAGATTTGATTGATACAAATTATTATTGATTGTTTTCTTTGTTGAGGTAATATTGAGTTAGACAATCTGGTCCAATAGCTTTACCTTAAAGAGGCTTTAAGGCCTCTAACAGTGACGTAAGGTAAGCTGCATTACTCCCCGAAAGGGGAGGGGGAAATGCAGTCTTATCGGATTTACGTCACTGTTGCCGGTAGGAATATGCGCCCCCTTTTTTGTTAAAGTGGGTATATATAAAGGAGGGATAAGATGAATATTTTAGAGCAAATTATGATAGGATTCATAGGAAGGCCAATCTTAACTCTTATTAAATGGTTAAGATGGTATTTCTTTCTTGGTGGGATAATGTTCAATACGGTTGAGATATATGATCCAGCTACTAAAAGCATAGTTTCAAGCCAGTTTACTATAATCCCTTTTCTTTTGGGTTTAGTTTTATTAGCTATTGGATTGACAGTTAAGAGATATGATGAAAATGTTGCTACGCTTCACGGTATCTCTATGTTGGAAGGATTGCAGGGAAAGATAAGAAAAGCCTATCAAAATGGTAAGGAAGCAGATGCACAGGAGAGGGTGGACAAGGATTACCAAGAAACGCTCCAATTGTTAGCGGAGGGGCGGCAAGTACTCAACAAAGCGAGATCGGAGCGGTTGAGAGACGACAGCAGTCCGTTCAATCCGAGATTAAGCGAGAACGAAGCCTCTGGGGTTATTAAGAAGTCAGTAGAAGCTATTGAGCAAGAAGAGAAGCAAAATAAATCTAAACAAGATAACAAAAAGTAATATTATATTTTCTTAGTCTTAATCGGTCCCCCCCCCTAAGAGCTTCGCAATCTATCCAACCAAATAGTGCTTTTCTTTCGTTCCTTTGCGTCTCTACCTGTTTTGTGCTTAAATTTTGCCATTAAGATGGTTTTTTTTCTTTATACTCTATTTAAAGTAGTAATTTGGTATATGCGATTTGTGGTATAATTATATAAAAAGCGAGGAAGACGTGGCTTTAAAGACTAAGAAGAAACTATTTGAAAAATTAAACAATGTAGAAGAAGCGCTCTGTTTATCAAAAATATCTCAACCCGAGTTTTTTGAGGCATATTTAGAACTTGAAACAAATCTCCACAGTATTTTTAAAAAAATAGGGGAAGTTTACGAAAAAAATAAAATTAGTCATCAAAATAATCCTGAATACATTAAGCTAAAACAACATAAAAAGAATTTAATAAGTAATTTCTACAAAAAATGGGGAATATCTCCTTCATCTTTTAAAGTAGTTAATAGTAAAATAGAGATAGACGAATCTATTAAAAACATAGACGGGATTGCGGTGCATATTGATACTCCTCTTCCTGAAATAATCGGGAAGATCGTGCCTGCTAAGGAAAAATATTTAACTTTGTTGATAGACACCTTCGAAGAAAAAGAAATAATTTTAGCCGAAGTTTCCCGGATCTATGATTGGATAAATGAGATGCGAACAGAAACGGGAGTAAAGCTTCCTAAAGACAAATGTCATGTAAAGGTATTGGTTAGGAGATACAAAGTATTTAATCTAAGAAACCAAAGACCCCCAATGAAATTCAAGGAAATTGTTTTTCATATGATAACGAAAGGATTTTATAAAGATGAAACATTAGAAAAAGCAGAAAACTTAGCAAAAAAAGATTATGCAGCGGCTTATAGGAAGATTCACGGTATTCCATATAAAGAGCATAATAAATCGCAACTTAAGAAATCAAATTTCAAAGGTTGCGCGTCTTGTGAAGCAAGACAAAAATGTAAAGAGCCTTGTTCCCAAGCAGAGTATTATTTATCTTTAGATGAAAAGAAGCAATCAGAACTGCTTTTTAATAGGGGCGTAACTGATATTATTCATCCCGAAGATCTTAAAGAGGCGAAACAGAAAAAAAGAGCGATGATGTCAGAAGATGAAGAAGAGTGGAGACAAGAAGAGATTGAAAGGGGTATATATAAAAAGTAGTGTTTAGGGAAAATTAAATCAGGGTAACCCGATTTTTCACTTTTACAAGGGTGAGGGCTTAAAAACTCTCACCCTTTTTGTTTATCCAGGCTTTTAAAAATCAGGGTAACCCGATTTTTCACTTTTACAAGGGTGGAAGGACAAATTTAAAGAAGATGAGCGAAATAGTGGTCTCCGAAGTTCAAATTATTCCAGTTAAACCCAGAGAGGGCCTCGTTGCTTTTGCTTCTTGTGTTATCAACGGCCATTTTTATCTTGGTGGATTAGCGATTTATACCTGTCTTTCTTCCTCAGAAGGTTTCCGAGTGACCTATCCTACCAAAGTTTTAAATAACGGCACTAAATTAGATCTAGTTTATCCAATAACACGCGAAGTTGGGTTAACAGTTCAGAAGAAAATTGTCGAAAAATACGTAAAACTCATAGAAGATTTAACGAAAGGGAATGGTAAAAATGAACAAGAGCCGAGATTTACTTAAACGTTTCGCCTCTTCAAAATCAAAATATTTTGATTTGCCTGATGGCGAAGAAACCCAAGTAAAATTTCTTTATGCAGAAGAAGTCCCTAATCATTTTGATGGCGGAGAAACAGTTTGTATTCGCTATCACTTTGACGTTGATGGTAAAGAAATGCTTTGGGATAGAACTTCGAGAGAGTTAGCTAAACAAATAGCTTCGATTTCTGAAGGAGAAACAATTTTAATAAAAAGAACCGGTGAAAAAAGTAAAACTAAATATTTTATCAGGAAAGTTGAATAATGACATCAACAAGGCCCCTGTCAATTTTTCATCGCTCTGACCTACTTACTCTGTCAACGATGACCTATACAAGCATGCAGGGGCTTTGTTTTAGATTTAGATATTGCTTTAGAGATATGCTTGGTAGGAATAAAGAGTAAAGCTTAGGCCAATAGAACGTAATTAAGTTATTTATTTCTATATATAGATAATAGTCATTTAAGAGGAGGGGAAGGATATGGGATTAACCGGAGTTAACAAATTATGTGCTCAGTGTATAAATAAATGTAAGCAGTGGAGGGAAATCAAGGTAATCAGCTGTCCACTTTTTATAAGCACGCAAAGAAAAAAACCTGATCTGAATGGCAGAAATTTTCAAGGCATACCCAACAAGCACAGGGGAATGGCGGAAATGCCATTCTTTGAGGCGTTTTCTGAAGAAAGGAATAAAGATATGGCTTCTGAGTTTATGGATACCCTGCAAGCGTGAGATATTAGTACAAACTATACTAAACTATACCACATTGAACGGAAATGGATAAAAAGACGAAACTGTCAAACAGGCAATTATTAACAGTCAGTCATATCATTACTTCTCCTACCCTTGAAGAAGCCAGAAGGAAAGCTAAGGTAAGTAAGGGAACTTTATACGCTTGGTTAAAAGAAGAAGCCTTTAAGGTTGAGTTGAAGCGTCAGAGAGATGAAGTTATTAAAGAAGCGCTCTCTCGGTTAAAGAGTGCTATATCCCAGGCTGTAGAAAAATTGGTTAAGTTACTTGATAATGAAAAGCCAGATTTGAGGCGCCTAGTTTGTAGGGATATACTGAATTATGCTTTAAAGAGCATTGAACTAGAAGATATCGAGACAAGGATAGCCAATCTGGAAGAAAAAACAAAATTAGCACGGAAATTTCACAGATGAGAATTGAGAAGAGATTAGAACGGCTCGAGAAAGATATAGGGGATAAATTTCAGCCAGACCCCGGAGAAATTATTATCAATGGCAAAAGGTTAGACCAAATGACAACGGAGGAGTTGATAGCAGATGTCAATAAGAAGGTTAAGGCCATGGAGGATACAGAGTATGGAAGGAAAATAATGAAACTATCCATAGACGATAAAATAAAACGTCTAAACCAATGGGCTATTACCGGCGTTTGTCCACCATTAGATTAGCCAAATTTATGGGGAGAATATGAAAAAAGGCATTTTTTGGGCATTTTTTGGGCACAAAATTAAGGTTATCTTTTGTTATGTATTG from Candidatus Omnitrophota bacterium encodes the following:
- the pssA gene encoding CDP-diacylglycerol--serine O-phosphatidyltransferase — encoded protein: MNLLANSLTFLSLACGFLSVIFSLEAHFTFAAWAIILSVIFDGLDGQVARRNSIPSAFGKELDSLVDVVSFGIAPALLGYIFICRHFYFWATAALFIYLCSSVMRLAKYNITAKEKMVNYFYGLPTTVSGGILASFILIYIKGKDISPLPQYVPVVFLLLVLLLAFLMVSRVRYLNLDGLKQLLGKQVRFTVLILFILLILIAFSKKAGVGIFTLFLIYLLFSPFVVKRLNSTQPR
- a CDS encoding tyrosine-type recombinase/integrase codes for the protein MATLRRRNESYFVDYRINGRRFRKKVGPSKRIAELALKDIEVKIAKGELGFSPKDNSLEKLFEEYLKYSKINHAPNTYERYRGILDNFKSFLATRPYVNKISHLDPKLFEDYKHFRKEGKAEDKTVNIELQMLRGMFNLARKWGYSQNNPTEGVTFFRITKTQEPRFLSKEECEKLLNNCGEELYPIFFTFLNTGMRRGELLNLEWKDIDFSRKRLQIRAKEDWEPKTSERYIPMNDSLIKVLKKHKEKSRGSLVFTDNKGEKIHKNEIRKELIRITKKSAFPDVTKLHSLRHTFASHLVMSGVDLPTVKKLMGHSDIETTMIYSHLADEHVDRAVEKLEF
- a CDS encoding basic secretory protein-like protein; translated protein: MPNAIEGKYCIFNYSEFPQLKDRAFQLFQYFENKYPKILQLVDLPMRERVNIVMKTLPLGPPAGKTGHSDIYLDPNQLDPKDLGVLVHEGTHVAQDFQDDNFENIDNKLWLIEGMANHVRLLLGWDGPNQPKFEPSKIKINTSLKEQRDYDVWAEFFKWLATKYSKGNLLVDFTNALKNSETDEAFLKREFGKSSGQLWGEFEGRVLFEQFKVKRELWIECLSGKDRNSIFNQIFDMVWNAAVFRVINEARKITAENEEGQKEINGMLHHFIDECFFDSQFLAIRRLTDPAYELRDAERGIFSLFALLNDMRKNIALFTRENFFAAEGLEYDYEAIEKREQEFIAEQVKNGQRVIWGPRDLDSWPIKLRHEAIDALSGVSAEQRKPSDVIQEKVLDCLIKILKDVSTDINLYVNKYIAHLATPQSREHYKADEVSITLGHLWNAYKVICQVANFVDSYMLTGASHSFLPVPQFNNFEFIEKSLVSYSNIEVLSKAWDDFSKETSSWGSWGLKELREQSGL
- a CDS encoding septation protein SpoVG family protein produces the protein MSEIVVSEVQIIPVKPREGLVAFASCVINGHFYLGGLAIYTCLSSSEGFRVTYPTKVLNNGTKLDLVYPITREVGLTVQKKIVEKYVKLIEDLTKGNGKNEQEPRFT